One Carassius auratus strain Wakin chromosome 3, ASM336829v1, whole genome shotgun sequence genomic region harbors:
- the LOC113055311 gene encoding transcription factor jun-B has translation MSTKMEQPFYHDDSFLLGYGHNDAALHDYKLQKQGMNLNLNEPYRNLKSDLYQSNSADVGSLKLASPELERLIIQTSSGLLTTPTPGQYLYSRGITDEQEGFAEGFVKALDDLHKMNHMPPPNVSIGAGGVTTCSTTASVFGSSLQSEPPMYTTLNAYCPAPSHPSATISYLPPHLQQSQHPENTHGFQHSGVLQQRYVPLKEEPQTVPDMHSSDCSPPMSPIDMDNQERIKAERKRLRNRLAATKCRKRKLERISRLEEKVKVLKTDNAGLSNTASVLRDQVAQLKQKVLRHMNSGCQLMLTSKMEAF, from the coding sequence ATGAGTACAAAAATGGAGCAGCCGTTTTATCACGACGACTCGTTTCTGTTGGGTTACGGTCACAACGACGCGGCACTACACGACTATAAACTCCAGAAACAGGGCATGAACTTGAACCTGAACGAGCCCTATCGGAACCTCAAATCGGACTTGTATCAGTCCAACAGTGCTGATGTGGGCTCGCTCAAACTCGCCTCTCCGGAGCTGGAGAGGCTCATCATCCAGACCAGCAGCGGGCTGCTCACGACGCCCACCCCGGGCCAGTACCTCTACAGTCGGGGGATCACCGACGAGCAGGAGGGTTTCGCGGAGGGCTTCGTCAAGGCTCTGGATGATCTCCACAAGATGAACCATATGCCCCCGCCCAATGTGTCGATTGGAGCCGGCGGTGTGACGACGTGCTCGACAACTGCGTCTGTTTTCGGCTCCTCCCTGCAGTCTGAGCCTCCCATGTACACGACTCTCAACGCGTACTGCCCAGCGCCCAGCCACCCGTCCGCCACCATCAGCTACCTTCCGCCGCACCTACAGCAGAGCCAACACCCGGAAAACACGCACGGGTTCCAGCACTCCGGCGTCCTCCAGCAGCGCTACGTGCCTTTGAAAGAGGAGCCCCAGACTGTTCCCGACATGCACAGCAGCGACTGCTCGCCACCCATGTCCCCGATAGACATGGACAACCAGGAGCGCATCAAAGCGGAAAGGAAGAGGCTCCGAAACCGACTAGCGGCCACCAAATGCCGCAAGCGCAAACTGGAACGCATCTCCCGGCTGGAGGAGAAAGTAAAGGTGCTCAAGACCGACAACGCTGGCCTGTCCAACACAGCCTCCGTCCTGCGGGACCAGGTGGCCCAACTCAAACAGAAGGTGCTGAGACACATGAACAGCGGCTGTCAGCTGATGTTGACCAGCAAGATGGAAGCGTTTTAA